In Flavobacteriales bacterium, a single window of DNA contains:
- a CDS encoding DUF433 domain-containing protein, with protein MSNYPDFVSVDPEIRFGKPCIRGTRITLNELLDWINAGMSDEEILDDHRSLTREQIQAARRYSLR; from the coding sequence ATGAGCAATTATCCTGACTTCGTTTCCGTTGACCCTGAGATCCGTTTTGGAAAACCGTGTATCAGAGGCACACGGATAACCTTAAATGAACTTTTAGATTGGATAAATGCGGGGATGTCTGATGAGGAAATTTTGGATGATCATAGAAGTCTGACACGGGAACAGATTCAAGCTGCTAGACGTTACAGTCTACGCTAG
- the dtd gene encoding D-tyrosyl-tRNA(Tyr) deacylase → MRVVLQRVKRASVTVDETVVGSIGAGVLILLGIEAADTPEDIEWLCGKVCRMRIFNDAEGVMNLSLEESGGEALVVSQFTLHASTKKGNRPSYIKAARPEQAEPMYEQFKTKLSSMLMKPVPSGVFGAMMDVELVNDGPVTILMDSKERE, encoded by the coding sequence ATGAGAGTGGTTCTACAGCGCGTAAAACGCGCTTCGGTAACGGTCGATGAAACCGTGGTTGGCAGCATAGGCGCTGGCGTATTGATTCTATTGGGAATAGAAGCAGCCGACACGCCCGAAGACATTGAATGGTTGTGTGGGAAGGTCTGCCGCATGCGCATTTTCAATGATGCAGAAGGCGTCATGAACCTTTCGTTGGAAGAGAGCGGTGGAGAAGCCTTGGTGGTTTCTCAATTTACCTTGCACGCCAGCACCAAAAAGGGAAACCGTCCATCATACATAAAAGCTGCACGACCAGAACAGGCTGAACCGATGTATGAGCAATTCAAAACCAAATTATCTAGTATGCTGATGAAACCCGTTCCCAGTGGCGTCTTCGGTGCCATGATGGATGTGGAATTGGTGAACGATGGCCCCGTTACGATTCTGATGGATTCGAAGGAGAGGGAGTGA
- a CDS encoding GIY-YIG nuclease family protein gives MSKPGADQLSLPLTQFAIVDIETTGTIHDGKITEIAIIIHDGIQELERFTTLLNPERPIDRYVVKLTGITDQMVADAPLFAEHADRIFEMTKDRVFVAHNVSFDYGFLKKEFAQLKTEFKRETLDTIDICRRIIPDLPSYSLGKLCATLGIEMDSHHRALDDTAATAILFERLFKKDPTTVFSRIKPDMPDVRIPPNLPASELENLPSTVGVYYMYDGDEQILYVGKSIDIKKRVLSHFHPKEKKKWAELWKAVHTISFEETGSELVALLLESQEIKKLQPPINSSQKQPYFPYGIYEQADENGYLSLSIQRKKKLENDPLVEIRSYHEGKRLLLNQAKKHELCQCLLGLHNISGNCFHYQIKNCRGSKMGLETPDQYNKRLNAAKRSLGMTMENTLVIGTGRTQEEYSLVQVEDGKYVGYGFIDKEEANQPLENILEFIRKQSDNPDTRKIIRSYLAKNKRDKLIEYKRNPDQGRDF, from the coding sequence ATGTCAAAACCCGGTGCCGACCAGCTTTCGCTTCCTCTTACGCAGTTCGCGATTGTTGATATTGAGACGACCGGAACCATCCACGATGGCAAGATCACGGAGATCGCCATCATCATTCATGATGGTATTCAGGAACTGGAACGCTTCACTACGCTACTCAATCCCGAACGGCCCATTGACCGCTATGTGGTGAAACTGACAGGCATTACCGATCAGATGGTGGCCGATGCGCCTTTGTTTGCCGAACATGCAGATCGCATTTTTGAGATGACGAAAGACCGCGTGTTTGTGGCGCACAACGTTTCGTTCGATTATGGTTTTCTGAAGAAAGAGTTTGCCCAACTGAAAACGGAATTCAAACGCGAAACCCTCGATACGATAGACATTTGCAGAAGGATCATTCCTGATCTTCCGTCCTATAGTTTAGGAAAACTCTGCGCCACATTGGGCATTGAGATGGACAGCCATCACCGTGCCTTGGACGACACGGCTGCAACTGCAATTCTATTCGAGCGTCTGTTCAAGAAAGATCCGACCACGGTTTTCAGTCGCATAAAACCCGACATGCCCGATGTGCGGATTCCGCCAAACCTGCCAGCATCAGAGCTCGAGAATCTGCCTTCTACCGTTGGTGTTTATTATATGTATGATGGCGATGAGCAGATCCTATATGTAGGCAAAAGCATCGACATCAAAAAGCGCGTACTCAGTCATTTTCATCCGAAGGAGAAGAAGAAATGGGCAGAACTATGGAAAGCGGTTCATACCATTTCGTTTGAAGAAACGGGTAGCGAATTGGTGGCTTTGCTCCTCGAATCGCAGGAGATAAAGAAGCTGCAACCGCCCATCAACTCATCGCAAAAACAACCGTATTTCCCCTACGGGATTTACGAACAGGCAGACGAAAACGGATACCTCTCTCTTTCCATTCAGCGCAAAAAGAAATTGGAGAACGATCCCTTGGTAGAAATAAGAAGTTATCACGAAGGGAAACGACTGTTGCTCAATCAGGCCAAAAAGCACGAGCTATGTCAATGTTTGCTCGGTCTTCATAACATCAGCGGCAATTGTTTCCATTATCAAATAAAGAACTGTCGAGGTTCTAAAATGGGGCTGGAAACACCCGATCAATACAACAAGCGATTGAATGCTGCCAAACGTTCATTGGGCATGACGATGGAAAATACCTTGGTAATCGGCACAGGCAGAACCCAAGAAGAATATTCACTGGTTCAGGTTGAAGACGGCAAATACGTTGGCTACGGCTTCATAGATAAAGAGGAAGCCAACCAACCGCTAGAGAATATCTTGGAATTTATTCGCAAGCAAAGCGATAATCCCGATACGCGCAAGATCATTCGCAGCTACTTGGCCAAAAACAAGCGCGACAAGCTGATTGAATACAAAAGAAATCCCGACCAAGGCCGGGATTTCTGA
- a CDS encoding DUF4476 domain-containing protein, with product MKTLTTTLALVLAVGFLAAMPSGSQLHINLVGHRPNMIIVFNGQSYSTAGNALNMGMVAPGTYPIKVMRPSHWGDQGVVYAGSISVPHHSDVTAFITPNGMKVSAQPLANNGPSYWDGNCGNGTVVIPNANGNGGFVSQRPQHQRPIEPIVCAPVMIGMHPDVFASALRSIELQSFDSDQIRVAKQVIRTNGASSHQIAEIMRLLSFESSRLEIAKFGFQFVGDPANYYVVNDVFWFSSSVRELDRFINGY from the coding sequence ATGAAAACGCTTACAACAACTTTAGCACTGGTTTTGGCTGTTGGATTTTTGGCGGCAATGCCGTCTGGATCTCAGTTGCACATCAACCTGGTTGGACATCGACCAAACATGATCATCGTGTTCAACGGTCAGTCTTATTCTACAGCTGGCAACGCTTTGAATATGGGAATGGTGGCGCCAGGAACATATCCGATAAAAGTGATGCGACCTTCTCACTGGGGAGATCAAGGCGTGGTTTATGCAGGTAGCATCTCCGTTCCGCATCATTCAGATGTAACCGCATTTATCACTCCGAATGGGATGAAAGTGAGCGCGCAGCCTTTGGCCAACAACGGCCCAAGCTACTGGGATGGAAATTGCGGTAACGGCACAGTTGTGATTCCGAATGCCAACGGAAACGGTGGTTTTGTAAGTCAACGTCCACAACACCAACGACCAATTGAGCCCATCGTTTGTGCTCCGGTTATGATAGGAATGCATCCAGATGTGTTTGCGAGTGCGCTTCGCAGTATCGAACTGCAATCGTTCGATTCGGATCAGATACGTGTGGCAAAGCAGGTCATTAGAACCAACGGTGCCTCATCGCATCAGATTGCAGAGATCATGCGCTTACTGAGTTTTGAATCGAGCAGATTGGAAATCGCCAAATTTGGGTTCCAATTCGTAGGAGACCCAGCCAATTACTACGTGGTGAACGATGTGTTCTGGTTCTCAAGCAGTGTGCGTGAGTTAGACAGATTCATCAACGGATACTGA